The Erythrobacter sp. JK5 genome includes a region encoding these proteins:
- the fabD gene encoding ACP S-malonyltransferase: protein MRAFVFPGQGSQKVGMGVELAEASAVARAVFEEVDEALSHKLSAIMREGPEDQLTLTENAQPAIMANAIATLRVLEEDFGVKLAEVGDCVAGHSLGEYTALCAVGAFDLATTARLLKLRGQAMQSAVPVGEGAMAALLGADIDTATALAAAAAQGQVCEVANDNDPGQVVISGHKGAIERAIAMVKDHGIKRGVLLPVSAPFHCSLMQPAADRMAEALAETSPGALALPLYANVTASKVTDPEEERALLVEQVTGRVRWRESVANMHADGFASFVELGGKVLTPMIRKIADEAETASLIAMEHLEAFAKSM from the coding sequence ATGCGCGCATTCGTATTTCCGGGACAGGGCAGTCAGAAGGTCGGCATGGGGGTCGAACTCGCCGAAGCGAGCGCTGTGGCCCGCGCCGTGTTCGAGGAAGTCGACGAAGCGCTGTCGCACAAGCTTTCCGCGATCATGCGCGAGGGACCGGAAGACCAACTGACCCTGACCGAGAACGCGCAGCCCGCGATCATGGCCAATGCCATCGCCACCCTGCGGGTGCTCGAAGAGGATTTCGGCGTGAAGCTGGCCGAGGTGGGCGACTGCGTGGCGGGCCATTCGCTCGGCGAATACACCGCCCTGTGCGCGGTTGGCGCTTTTGATCTCGCGACCACGGCGCGGCTGCTGAAGCTGCGCGGGCAGGCGATGCAATCGGCCGTGCCGGTGGGCGAGGGGGCGATGGCGGCGTTGCTCGGTGCCGATATCGACACCGCCACGGCCCTCGCAGCTGCCGCAGCACAGGGGCAGGTATGCGAGGTCGCCAACGACAACGATCCGGGGCAGGTGGTGATCTCGGGCCACAAGGGAGCGATCGAGCGCGCGATCGCGATGGTTAAGGATCACGGGATCAAGCGCGGCGTGCTGCTGCCGGTCTCCGCTCCGTTCCACTGTTCGCTGATGCAGCCCGCCGCCGACCGCATGGCCGAGGCACTGGCGGAGACCTCTCCTGGCGCGCTCGCATTGCCGCTCTACGCGAACGTCACGGCCAGCAAGGTCACCGATCCCGAGGAGGAGCGGGCGCTGCTGGTCGAACAGGTCACAGGCCGTGTGCGCTGGCGCGAAAGCGTCGCCAATATGCACGCCGATGGTTTCGCAAGCTTCGTCGAACTGGGGGGCAAGGTCCTCACCCCGATGATCCGCAAGATCGCCGACGAGGCCGAAACGGCGAGCCTGATCGCCATGGAACATCTCGAGGCATTTGCGAAATCTATGTAA
- a CDS encoding N-acetyltransferase, with amino-acid sequence MPRNVERRWIDRSHAQLLDRVAPGTFDHAIDPVQLDTYLASPGNWLGVALHGDLVVGMVMCVVHHHPDKPTELFLDEIGTGDDWRRQGIARSLVQFVFDRADAEGIEEIWLGTEPDNLAARGLYEGFRHEREDAVIYFFDW; translated from the coding sequence TTGCCCCGTAACGTCGAACGCCGCTGGATTGATCGGTCCCATGCGCAGCTGCTCGATCGCGTTGCGCCCGGGACCTTCGACCACGCGATCGACCCGGTCCAGCTCGACACCTATCTCGCCAGCCCGGGCAACTGGCTCGGCGTCGCGCTGCACGGCGATCTCGTCGTCGGGATGGTGATGTGCGTCGTCCACCATCATCCCGACAAGCCGACCGAGCTATTCCTTGACGAAATCGGCACGGGCGACGATTGGCGCAGGCAGGGCATCGCGCGTTCGCTCGTGCAATTCGTGTTCGATCGCGCCGATGCGGAGGGAATCGAAGAGATCTGGCTGGGGACCGAACCCGACAATCTGGCCGCACGCGGACTCTACGAAGGGTTCAGGCATGAGCGAGAAGACGCCGTGATCTACTTTTTCGACTGGTGA
- the fabG gene encoding 3-oxoacyl-[acyl-carrier-protein] reductase produces MFSLKGMNALVTGASGGIGSAIAVALARQGARVALSGSNGSKLRSFREQLIEEVGGDHVEITCNLSDTVQVEELIPAMLDTLGGIDILVNNAGITRDNLGMRMKDEEWDQVIAINLEAAFRLMRASAKPMMKARFGRIVNITSVVGATGNPGQMNYAAAKAGLTGMTKSFAQEVASRGITANCVAPGFIRTAMTAQLDEKQQDTINARIPMGKMGEGGDIGAACAYLASREAGYITGETLHVNGGMAMVG; encoded by the coding sequence ATGTTTTCACTCAAGGGTATGAACGCGCTGGTTACCGGCGCGAGCGGCGGAATCGGCTCGGCGATCGCGGTCGCGCTGGCGAGGCAGGGCGCGCGGGTCGCGCTGTCGGGTTCGAACGGATCGAAACTGCGCAGCTTCCGCGAGCAGCTGATCGAGGAGGTCGGCGGCGATCATGTCGAGATCACCTGCAACCTGTCCGACACCGTGCAGGTCGAGGAGCTGATCCCGGCGATGCTCGATACGCTGGGCGGGATCGATATCCTCGTCAACAATGCCGGGATCACCCGCGACAATCTCGGCATGCGGATGAAGGACGAGGAATGGGACCAGGTGATCGCGATCAATCTCGAAGCCGCATTCCGCCTGATGCGGGCCAGCGCCAAGCCGATGATGAAGGCGCGCTTCGGTCGGATCGTCAACATCACCAGCGTCGTCGGTGCCACCGGCAATCCGGGGCAGATGAACTACGCCGCCGCCAAGGCCGGGCTGACCGGCATGACCAAGAGCTTCGCGCAGGAAGTCGCCAGCCGCGGAATCACCGCCAATTGCGTCGCGCCCGGATTCATTCGCACTGCCATGACCGCGCAGCTCGACGAGAAACAGCAGGACACGATCAATGCTCGCATTCCCATGGGCAAGATGGGCGAGGGCGGCGATATCGGCGCGGCCTGCGCCTATCTGGCGAGCCGCGAGGCCGGGTACATCACCGGCGAAACGCTGCATGTGAACGGCGGGATGGCGATGGTGGGATGA
- a CDS encoding beta-propeller domain-containing protein has product MRNGTLKMLAIGLAAMGMSACTPVVENSAADSSGPGLVGFASKDDLDRFAGKMAKRQRARAAMYESSVAAPMAMEAAADSADASAEGESESITNTQEAGVDEGGIVKNAGDYLVVLRRGRLFTVRHGDDALAPVDTIDAFPPGKPNPGDTWYDEMLVSGDQVIVIGYSYGEFGTELNRFDLSGSGELTYRDTHYLRSGDYYSSSNYASRLIGDELILYAPVYARWDDLDATMPALRGFGERAETKTLVRPEDFLIAEPYRTGEFELDMLHVVTRCDLSAPELDCSARAIAGTWSRAFYVSRGAVYVWTGSAQTSWDDDAERTPGQLYRIPLDGAQPGAVQVAGSPIDQFSFAENAEDGVLRVLLRELGNGEGMWASEFSGGDVALANVPLAGFDNGAAALPQSDYRPLPAPEGWRFHNRFVGDYLLYAAGDYGSEDATATVYAVPLDGSAVQEVSLRHGITRFDRLGDDGVAIGPSRGGALGFSSLSLGSRARVEDTYMLPAANEGETRSQAFFFRPDSGSDGLSGTLGLPVTRRLARDGAEFLGSGSSIAFLRRDARRLSPVGELVARTQDASDDNCVASCVDWYGNARPIFMGERIFALMGYEMVEGRLAGGSIRETRRISFAP; this is encoded by the coding sequence ATGCGCAACGGTACCTTGAAAATGCTCGCGATCGGCTTGGCCGCGATGGGAATGTCGGCCTGCACGCCCGTGGTGGAGAATTCGGCGGCGGACTCGAGCGGGCCCGGCCTCGTCGGCTTCGCTTCGAAAGACGATCTGGATCGCTTCGCCGGAAAAATGGCCAAACGCCAGCGCGCACGGGCCGCGATGTACGAGTCGAGCGTCGCGGCGCCCATGGCGATGGAAGCCGCCGCCGATTCCGCCGACGCCTCGGCCGAGGGCGAGAGCGAGAGCATCACCAACACGCAGGAAGCCGGGGTCGACGAAGGTGGGATCGTCAAAAACGCGGGCGATTACTTGGTCGTGCTGCGACGCGGGCGGCTGTTCACCGTGCGCCACGGCGACGATGCGCTCGCGCCGGTCGATACGATCGACGCCTTTCCGCCGGGCAAACCCAACCCCGGGGATACCTGGTATGACGAGATGCTGGTCAGCGGTGATCAGGTGATCGTGATCGGGTATTCCTACGGCGAATTCGGCACCGAACTCAATCGCTTCGACCTGTCGGGCAGCGGCGAGCTGACCTATCGCGATACGCACTATCTGCGTTCGGGCGATTACTATTCGTCGAGCAATTACGCTTCGCGCCTGATCGGCGACGAGCTGATCCTCTACGCACCGGTCTACGCGCGCTGGGACGATCTCGATGCAACCATGCCCGCACTGCGCGGATTTGGCGAGAGAGCCGAGACCAAGACTTTGGTGAGGCCGGAAGATTTCCTGATCGCCGAACCCTATCGCACCGGCGAGTTCGAGCTCGACATGCTGCACGTGGTTACCCGCTGCGATCTGAGCGCGCCCGAACTGGACTGCAGTGCACGCGCCATCGCGGGAACTTGGAGCCGCGCCTTCTACGTCTCGCGCGGCGCGGTCTATGTCTGGACCGGGTCGGCGCAGACCAGTTGGGACGACGATGCCGAGCGCACCCCCGGCCAGCTCTACCGCATCCCGCTCGACGGTGCACAACCCGGCGCGGTGCAGGTCGCCGGATCGCCGATCGACCAGTTCTCCTTCGCCGAGAACGCCGAGGACGGCGTGCTGCGGGTCTTGCTGCGCGAGCTCGGCAATGGCGAAGGAATGTGGGCGAGCGAATTCAGCGGCGGCGACGTGGCGCTGGCAAACGTCCCGCTGGCCGGGTTCGACAACGGTGCCGCGGCGCTGCCGCAATCCGATTACCGACCGCTCCCCGCACCGGAGGGCTGGCGTTTCCACAACCGCTTCGTCGGCGATTACCTGCTCTACGCCGCAGGTGATTATGGCAGCGAAGATGCGACCGCGACCGTCTACGCGGTCCCTCTCGATGGCAGTGCGGTGCAGGAAGTGTCGCTGCGCCACGGTATCACCCGGTTCGACCGGCTCGGCGATGACGGGGTCGCGATCGGCCCGTCGCGCGGGGGAGCGCTCGGTTTTTCCTCGCTGTCGCTCGGCAGCCGTGCGAGGGTCGAGGACACCTACATGCTTCCCGCCGCCAACGAAGGCGAGACCCGCAGCCAGGCCTTCTTTTTCCGCCCGGATAGCGGGTCGGATGGCCTGAGCGGTACGCTCGGGCTGCCTGTGACGCGTCGGCTCGCGCGGGACGGAGCCGAATTCCTCGGCTCGGGCTCCTCGATCGCGTTTCTCCGTCGCGATGCGCGCAGGCTTTCCCCGGTGGGCGAGCTGGTGGCGCGTACCCAGGATGCCAGCGACGACAATTGTGTCGCCTCGTGCGTCGACTGGTACGGAAACGCCCGCCCGATATTCATGGGCGAACGGATTTTCGCGCTGATGGGCTACGAAATGGTCGAGGGTCGACTGGCCGGAGGAAGCATTCGCGAGACGCGGCGGATCAGCTTTGCCCCGTAA
- a CDS encoding LD-carboxypeptidase, translating into MTNIAICAPATPITRDHAAALEALVAAEFPAHRVSFHDQCFESAGHFAGSDLRRLEALLDCANDPAFDAVWFAKGGYGSNRIAEAAVAQMSQAARSKTYVGFSDCGYLLAALYRAGIGQSVHGSMPVSARSERGREAVRRVLRWLEGDVSGVEPSIDGTTPAAAFNLITLAMITNTPLMPDLSGHVVMVEEVSEHLYSIDRLFFHLANTLPRLAGLRLGAVTDVPENYVEFGQDEVAIARFWCDRAGIPYLGRAEIGHTSANRVVPFGLASPPTTA; encoded by the coding sequence ATGACAAATATCGCCATCTGTGCGCCCGCGACTCCAATCACGCGTGACCATGCCGCAGCGCTGGAGGCGCTCGTCGCCGCCGAGTTTCCGGCCCATCGGGTATCATTTCACGATCAATGCTTCGAAAGCGCCGGGCATTTCGCTGGCAGCGATCTCAGGCGGCTCGAGGCGCTGCTCGATTGCGCCAACGATCCGGCATTCGACGCGGTGTGGTTCGCCAAGGGCGGCTACGGTTCGAACCGGATTGCCGAGGCAGCGGTGGCGCAGATGAGCCAGGCGGCGCGCTCCAAAACCTATGTCGGATTTTCGGACTGCGGGTATCTGCTTGCCGCGCTCTATCGCGCCGGAATCGGGCAGAGCGTGCACGGATCGATGCCGGTCAGCGCCCGTTCGGAGCGGGGTCGCGAGGCGGTGCGGCGGGTGCTGCGCTGGCTGGAAGGCGATGTCAGTGGGGTTGAACCCAGCATCGATGGGACCACACCGGCAGCCGCGTTCAACCTCATCACGCTGGCGATGATTACCAACACGCCGCTGATGCCCGACCTGTCGGGCCACGTCGTGATGGTGGAGGAGGTGAGCGAGCACCTCTATTCGATCGACCGGCTGTTCTTCCATCTCGCCAACACCCTGCCGCGACTTGCCGGCCTGAGGCTGGGCGCGGTGACCGATGTGCCGGAAAACTACGTCGAATTCGGACAGGACGAGGTCGCCATCGCCAGGTTCTGGTGCGACCGGGCCGGGATACCGTATCTCGGCCGGGCCGAGATCGGGCATACGTCTGCCAACAGGGTTGTGCCCTTCGGCCTTGCGAGTCCGCCCACCACTGCCTAG